In one window of Leptospira sp. WS92.C1 DNA:
- a CDS encoding Ig-like domain-containing protein: protein MRQKQYTIFAGILILLVWVGAGCSSDKKAESGGSPLNGIFSLFETTTEPSVSTNVVPPYTETDTPVSLPGDFGQESPEAILYIASTSDVDRYKSIEIRFSHPMNKSSVEADLSLTPAVGVLPGPGKGGSFYWASSSRLVFDPYREFKTNEQYTLSLTNASKTIEGQDLTNYSQNFTTEPSYLMTSKINTATTLGGVNDITFNKATTPTLTLTSTFTNPLTGPNSIQSITLKHMGDQNTSGVSICAAPPCAMNTTLTTNLTASTIPPFIGGNVYYYEIVVASGKTFKRFATFNYGNVNTAPANMIANGGSIILDQAQAMPFLSKVLERFTAGNFKVSNQTFNQFADTPKTGTRRSSHCIDYNGIDGFPMPQYIRNYGDSASGFGDGYCGAAGDNPGGFTERGCAEVWPLTDCTDFDIDVYITGINVYTNVAGFPSLKNIGVNMVANTTGELGFDFKGKVLAVDMVMVARSRGSLFLVIGSGNRFIFSTTAYLNYNDSPPSDRSTTGKASLTIDTNGDASLNIFTPITTLTNFNTTAWSSNLTIKDRTGRVNSVLLEATTSGIADWLSGTTEDAANGMVPTLTPLITRSMLRNFIEDVAPSVLNSIIGSLKNPGVDIRLPSYLPTPLANFPLNVKIKLSSDSEVRVTGSNKGLVGSIDLGISAANPIASPRAHQIMNGFVVTKPTGAMSNLYQFSRSNANPGLLLSMSVDTITQAAYHLWKNRALDISIDQNFIDQIEQYAGSDPLFQLTESLIKVAPIINILAPGRESLVGIDPVTGALVPAINGTDDIVIQVDPIHAPTGILKPVVGTAKPKLEVNFTDIQLSIKGKRPNNSTYLISTARASLKGIADFDFVTFSNPTSNPAYANLNALKIVISNGSTLSYTLNILEGTNANPFGLDPKGILSVVDPLVPSLIVPLVNNVLKEIPLPASIALPALTHPTTGNECGIIAKTTHSNLYTLPIVDTEAYPYVFGGLKFNPSGPAAIDPGTLVTCPP from the coding sequence ATGAGACAAAAACAATATACTATCTTTGCGGGAATTCTCATACTTTTGGTATGGGTCGGTGCCGGTTGCTCCTCCGATAAAAAAGCAGAAAGTGGCGGTTCTCCGCTCAATGGAATTTTTTCACTTTTCGAAACCACGACCGAACCCAGTGTTTCGACTAACGTGGTTCCTCCTTACACGGAAACGGATACTCCTGTGAGTCTTCCCGGTGATTTTGGCCAAGAGTCTCCCGAGGCGATTCTTTATATCGCTTCCACATCGGATGTGGACCGGTATAAAAGCATCGAAATCAGATTCTCGCATCCTATGAACAAATCAAGTGTGGAAGCGGATCTGTCTTTGACTCCGGCAGTAGGAGTTCTACCCGGACCCGGCAAGGGCGGCTCCTTTTATTGGGCTTCTAGTTCTCGTTTGGTTTTTGATCCCTACCGCGAATTCAAAACCAACGAACAATACACTCTTTCTTTGACAAACGCTTCCAAAACCATCGAAGGACAGGATTTAACGAATTATTCGCAAAATTTTACGACGGAACCGAGCTATCTGATGACGAGTAAGATCAATACCGCGACCACTCTCGGCGGTGTGAACGATATTACTTTTAATAAGGCGACAACTCCGACTTTGACCCTGACGTCCACATTTACAAATCCTTTGACCGGACCCAATTCGATCCAATCGATCACCCTCAAACATATGGGGGATCAGAACACGTCCGGCGTGAGTATTTGCGCTGCGCCTCCTTGCGCAATGAATACGACGTTGACTACGAATCTTACTGCTTCCACAATTCCTCCCTTTATCGGCGGGAACGTATATTATTACGAGATCGTGGTCGCTTCCGGGAAGACTTTCAAACGATTTGCAACATTCAATTATGGGAATGTGAATACGGCACCGGCGAACATGATTGCAAACGGCGGTTCCATCATTTTGGATCAAGCGCAGGCAATGCCCTTCTTATCCAAGGTCCTCGAGCGTTTTACGGCCGGAAATTTTAAGGTTAGCAATCAGACATTCAACCAGTTTGCGGATACCCCGAAAACCGGGACCAGAAGGTCCAGTCATTGTATCGACTATAACGGAATCGATGGATTTCCCATGCCTCAATATATCCGAAACTACGGAGACTCGGCGTCCGGATTCGGGGACGGTTACTGCGGTGCCGCAGGGGATAACCCGGGAGGATTTACGGAACGAGGATGTGCGGAAGTTTGGCCGCTTACCGATTGCACCGATTTTGATATCGATGTTTATATTACCGGAATCAACGTTTACACGAATGTCGCCGGTTTTCCCTCATTGAAGAACATCGGTGTGAACATGGTGGCAAACACCACGGGCGAGCTGGGTTTTGATTTTAAAGGAAAGGTCCTCGCCGTCGATATGGTGATGGTTGCGAGGAGTCGAGGTTCTTTGTTTCTTGTGATCGGATCCGGAAATCGTTTTATTTTTTCAACGACCGCGTATTTGAATTATAACGATTCTCCACCTTCGGATCGTTCAACAACCGGAAAGGCGAGCCTAACAATCGATACAAACGGAGACGCTTCGCTTAACATTTTTACTCCGATTACAACTTTAACCAATTTTAACACAACGGCTTGGTCCAGCAATCTTACCATCAAAGATCGAACCGGGAGGGTGAACTCGGTTCTTTTGGAAGCGACCACGAGTGGAATTGCAGATTGGTTGTCTGGAACAACCGAAGACGCGGCCAACGGAATGGTTCCAACTCTGACTCCGTTGATCACCCGTTCGATGCTTCGGAATTTTATCGAAGACGTGGCTCCTTCCGTATTGAATTCCATCATCGGTTCTTTGAAAAATCCGGGAGTGGATATCAGACTTCCTTCTTATTTGCCTACGCCGCTTGCGAATTTTCCGCTTAACGTAAAGATCAAATTGTCTTCGGATTCCGAAGTAAGGGTAACCGGATCCAATAAAGGACTTGTCGGCTCGATCGATCTTGGAATTTCAGCGGCGAATCCGATCGCTTCTCCCAGAGCTCATCAGATCATGAACGGGTTTGTGGTCACCAAACCGACGGGAGCGATGAGCAATCTCTATCAGTTTTCCAGAAGCAACGCGAACCCCGGTCTTTTACTTTCGATGAGCGTAGATACAATCACACAGGCTGCGTATCATCTCTGGAAAAATCGTGCGTTGGATATATCGATCGATCAGAATTTTATCGATCAAATCGAACAGTATGCCGGATCGGATCCATTGTTTCAGTTGACCGAGTCTTTGATCAAGGTAGCGCCGATTATAAACATTCTCGCTCCGGGAAGGGAAAGTTTGGTGGGAATCGATCCGGTTACTGGTGCATTGGTTCCTGCGATCAACGGAACCGATGATATTGTAATTCAAGTCGACCCGATTCATGCTCCGACCGGAATTTTAAAACCGGTAGTCGGGACCGCAAAGCCGAAATTGGAAGTCAACTTTACGGATATTCAGTTATCGATTAAGGGAAAAAGACCGAACAACTCCACGTATCTGATCAGTACCGCGAGGGCGAGTTTGAAGGGAATTGCGGATTTTGATTTCGTAACTTTTTCCAATCCGACAAGTAATCCCGCGTATGCGAATTTGAACGCGCTCAAGATTGTGATTTCAAACGGTTCGACTCTTTCTTATACTCTGAATATATTAGAAGGGACGAATGCGAATCCGTTCGGATTGGATCCTAAGGGAATTCTTTCGGTTGTGGATCCTCTGGTCCCTTCTTTGATTGTTCCTTTGGTCAATAACGTTTTGAAGGAGATTCCGCTTCCCGCTTCGATTGCTCTTCCGGCTTTGACTCACCCGACCACCGGAAATGAGTGCGGGATCATCGCAAAAACCACACATTCGAATTTATATACTCTGCCAATTGTGGACACGGAAGCCTATCCGTATGTGTTTGGAGGACTCAAGTTTAATCCTTCCGGACCGGCCGCTATCGATCCGGGCACGTTGGTCACCTGTCCTCCTTGA
- a CDS encoding DUF1761 domain-containing protein, which translates to MRPELNINFLAVLVAVVANFIIGFLWYGPIFGKQWMKEMGIPADFKPDQKDMLKSMGFMVIGSFLTAYVLFYSTNVWRASSWHAGEDSPAYVYGFFSGFYTWLGFYLPMQLNNVAFEGRSWRFFAIGAGYYFIALQTVAMILSYWR; encoded by the coding sequence ATGCGTCCAGAATTAAACATCAACTTTTTGGCGGTTCTCGTTGCGGTTGTTGCAAACTTTATCATCGGATTTCTTTGGTATGGGCCTATCTTTGGAAAACAATGGATGAAGGAAATGGGAATTCCCGCTGACTTCAAACCGGATCAGAAAGATATGTTAAAATCCATGGGATTCATGGTAATCGGATCTTTTCTAACGGCTTACGTTCTGTTTTACTCGACGAACGTGTGGAGAGCGTCCTCCTGGCACGCGGGGGAAGACAGTCCCGCATATGTCTATGGATTCTTTTCCGGATTTTATACTTGGTTAGGATTCTATCTTCCCATGCAGCTCAATAACGTGGCCTTTGAAGGAAGATCGTGGAGATTTTTTGCCATCGGAGCGGGTTACTACTTCATCGCTCTTCAGACGGTTGCGATGATTCTTTCCTATTGGAGATAA
- a CDS encoding FecR domain-containing protein: MNHRVKIVAILVSLAMTGSSIVLLSQESKTGDAKVGFLLGKAHVQKAGKTSWEPLKANDFVDEGDFISTGNGSRVTVLYKGSEFKIQQNSKIKLVSLHGESKDGRVEVNQGFAWFKVVGLKGKKFDVSTATSTAGVRGTSFSVLYDHQTKDSSFCTCEGKVAVSDSEGKEILQEKGKGTIISPKDSEMKKVEYEGIIKKMKALSGFEARLKKNISLKNCLSCHTPEGWTPPEDIQKDETYGK; this comes from the coding sequence ATGAATCACAGAGTAAAGATAGTTGCGATTTTGGTTTCCCTTGCGATGACGGGAAGTTCCATCGTACTACTGAGTCAAGAATCCAAGACTGGAGATGCAAAGGTCGGCTTTTTATTAGGAAAAGCGCATGTTCAAAAAGCAGGTAAAACTTCCTGGGAACCTCTTAAAGCGAACGATTTCGTGGATGAAGGGGATTTTATTTCAACCGGAAACGGATCCAGAGTAACGGTTTTATACAAAGGTTCCGAGTTTAAAATTCAGCAAAATAGTAAGATCAAACTCGTAAGTCTGCACGGAGAGTCCAAGGATGGACGAGTGGAAGTCAATCAGGGATTCGCATGGTTTAAAGTCGTCGGCCTAAAAGGAAAAAAATTCGACGTTTCCACTGCGACTTCCACTGCGGGTGTCCGTGGCACTTCGTTCTCCGTTTTGTATGATCACCAAACAAAGGATTCGTCGTTTTGCACCTGCGAAGGTAAGGTGGCGGTTTCCGATTCCGAGGGAAAGGAAATTCTTCAGGAAAAAGGAAAGGGAACGATCATCTCTCCTAAAGATTCCGAAATGAAAAAAGTGGAGTATGAAGGAATCATCAAAAAGATGAAAGCTCTTTCCGGTTTTGAAGCAAGACTGAAAAAGAATATTTCTCTTAAAAACTGTCTTTCCTGTCATACTCCGGAAGGCTGGACGCCTCCTGAAGACATTCAAAAAGACGAAACCTACGGAAAGTAA
- a CDS encoding sensor histidine kinase: MNSGRRIRWFKLFFWFSINTVIGTMNALLIAHNSDSPFWKVFLATQITTHSVCGIVEMTVESLNSSGQKHGFLKSGFILILASCFAAIIGVAAGGILHAIALADDSPGREHGGSYNILLSSLILALFISVLEKSMQILIEKKRESESALKDLHYAALQSRMDPHYLFNTLNTIHALLEIDPVGADRALLLLSDSYRFLTERHSERLVSFREEWEFTRNYLELQKIRFADFMELKMESKGDFSGISIPPLSIQPLVENSFKHSVSSGDLLRKIHVSAEIKNGKIRICVEDNGVISISRKQYAGLNGTGFGVQAIRSTLRNIQARLDYNFRDAILKLEEGESGGTTVLLEYTA, encoded by the coding sequence ATGAATTCCGGTCGTCGTATACGTTGGTTTAAACTATTTTTCTGGTTCTCCATCAACACAGTGATCGGGACGATGAACGCGCTTTTGATTGCGCATAATTCCGATTCTCCATTCTGGAAGGTGTTTCTCGCTACTCAGATTACAACTCATTCGGTTTGCGGGATCGTAGAGATGACGGTGGAATCCTTAAATTCTTCCGGACAAAAACACGGATTTTTAAAATCGGGATTCATTCTGATCCTTGCGTCTTGTTTTGCTGCCATCATCGGTGTGGCTGCGGGCGGAATTTTGCACGCGATCGCTTTGGCCGATGATTCTCCCGGTAGAGAACACGGCGGGTCCTACAATATTTTGCTCAGCTCTTTGATTCTTGCCTTGTTTATCTCCGTATTGGAGAAGTCGATGCAGATTCTGATTGAAAAAAAGAGGGAATCAGAAAGCGCACTGAAAGATCTGCACTATGCCGCGTTGCAGTCTCGGATGGATCCCCATTATTTATTCAACACTTTGAATACAATTCACGCATTGCTTGAAATCGATCCTGTGGGAGCGGATCGCGCTCTTTTGCTTTTATCGGATTCGTACCGTTTTTTGACCGAAAGACACTCGGAAAGATTGGTTTCATTTCGAGAAGAATGGGAATTTACCAGAAATTATTTGGAACTACAGAAAATTCGTTTCGCGGATTTTATGGAATTAAAGATGGAAAGCAAAGGGGATTTTTCGGGAATTTCGATTCCCCCTTTGTCGATTCAACCCTTGGTTGAAAATAGCTTTAAACATTCGGTGAGTTCGGGGGATTTGTTGAGAAAGATCCATGTGAGCGCCGAAATCAAAAACGGAAAAATTAGAATTTGTGTGGAAGACAACGGAGTCATTTCGATTTCTAGAAAACAGTATGCCGGATTGAACGGAACCGGATTTGGAGTGCAGGCGATTCGAAGTACATTGCGGAATATTCAAGCGAGATTGGATTACAATTTTAGAGACGCGATTTTGAAATTAGAAGAAGGGGAGTCCGGAGGAACCACCGTACTCTTAGAATACACAGCATGA
- a CDS encoding LytR/AlgR family response regulator transcription factor, which translates to MTDPSYSVLIIEDEVPARELLRKYLEEWPSFKIESVASNGRQALEILEKKNFDLVFLDVNLPEKSGLQILEEKGKPAPALVFTTAYRDHALRAFEVGALDYLLKPYSRERFRETMARVEEFLSVRKRGKRSDSFLFFRESGILHRLALSKLLYLTANGKKCVLHSTEKDHETPKLLGDMETELPGDRFVRIHKKYILNLEYISGMKSNAGGGYEVFLNDEDETILPVGREYVSNLKEKFRENAQ; encoded by the coding sequence ATGACGGATCCAAGCTATTCAGTACTTATCATAGAAGACGAGGTTCCCGCCAGAGAACTTTTAAGAAAATATCTGGAAGAATGGCCTTCCTTTAAAATCGAATCCGTCGCTAGTAACGGACGTCAAGCTCTGGAAATATTGGAAAAAAAGAATTTTGATCTGGTATTTTTAGACGTAAATCTGCCCGAAAAATCCGGGCTTCAAATCCTGGAGGAAAAAGGGAAACCGGCACCCGCACTCGTATTTACCACCGCTTATAGAGATCACGCGTTACGCGCCTTTGAAGTGGGGGCTTTGGATTATCTTTTAAAACCGTATTCCCGAGAAAGATTTCGCGAAACCATGGCAAGAGTGGAGGAATTTTTATCGGTTCGTAAAAGAGGAAAACGAAGCGATTCGTTTCTCTTTTTTAGGGAGTCCGGAATTCTGCATCGACTTGCCTTATCCAAACTTTTGTATCTGACCGCAAACGGAAAAAAATGCGTTCTTCACAGTACGGAAAAAGATCACGAAACCCCGAAACTTTTGGGGGATATGGAAACGGAATTGCCGGGAGATCGTTTTGTCCGAATTCATAAAAAGTATATTCTCAATTTAGAATATATCTCGGGAATGAAGTCCAACGCCGGCGGGGGATACGAAGTGTTTCTAAACGACGAAGACGAAACAATTCTTCCTGTCGGAAGAGAATACGTATCCAATTTAAAGGAAAAATTTAGAGAAAACGCTCAGTGA
- the corA gene encoding magnesium/cobalt transporter CorA — translation MKRILFTEFFPEGSQEKYVASPCQVLLEAGEKPPGLPELEWLCTKGLVWIDLDSTEGSDLDFLARECNFHPLAIEDCINKNQRPKLDEYGSYIFIVLHRFQYDGEKKILRSNEIHIFYNEKFVVTVHQKEEPLIEQLRARCMTQGNPLSRGTDQILYHLFDQTVDSNFPILDTMSEEIVKTETQILVNQDSQQTIAGILYLKRNLTRMRRVLSPQREIVNSLIRRETNFLSPKIQIYFRDVYDHLNRLYETIDMDRDLLGNTMDAYFSVISQRTNDVVKRLTLISLIFMPLTFLTGFFGMNFTAIPYDSLPFLFFTVLIACAIPPGMIYWFRKKHWFKN, via the coding sequence GTGAAACGAATCTTATTTACGGAATTTTTCCCGGAAGGGAGTCAGGAAAAGTATGTGGCATCCCCTTGTCAAGTCCTGCTCGAAGCGGGGGAAAAACCTCCCGGTCTTCCGGAGCTGGAATGGCTTTGCACCAAAGGACTTGTTTGGATCGATCTGGATTCCACCGAGGGTTCGGATCTGGATTTCCTCGCGCGAGAATGTAATTTTCACCCTCTTGCGATCGAAGACTGTATCAATAAAAATCAAAGACCAAAACTAGACGAATATGGATCTTACATATTTATCGTCCTTCATCGATTTCAATACGACGGCGAAAAAAAGATTCTCAGAAGCAACGAGATTCACATTTTTTACAATGAAAAGTTCGTAGTAACCGTCCATCAAAAGGAAGAACCCCTGATCGAACAACTCAGAGCACGTTGTATGACACAAGGAAATCCGCTTTCAAGAGGAACCGATCAAATTCTCTATCACTTATTCGATCAGACGGTGGATTCCAACTTTCCGATCTTGGACACGATGAGCGAAGAGATCGTAAAAACGGAAACTCAAATTTTGGTAAACCAGGATAGCCAGCAAACGATTGCGGGAATTCTTTATCTCAAACGAAATCTCACCCGAATGAGAAGGGTTCTTTCTCCGCAAAGGGAAATCGTAAATAGTCTCATCCGCAGAGAGACAAATTTTTTAAGTCCCAAAATTCAAATTTACTTCAGGGATGTTTACGATCACCTCAATCGGCTTTATGAAACCATCGATATGGATCGGGATCTTTTAGGAAACACGATGGATGCGTATTTTTCGGTCATCTCTCAAAGAACAAACGACGTGGTAAAACGACTGACCCTAATCAGTTTGATCTTTATGCCACTTACGTTTTTAACCGGATTTTTTGGAATGAACTTTACAGCGATCCCGTATGACAGTCTTCCCTTTTTGTTTTTCACGGTCCTGATCGCCTGCGCCATTCCTCCGGGAATGATCTATTGGTTCCGAAAAAAACACTGGTTCAAAAATTAA
- a CDS encoding helix-turn-helix domain-containing protein, with protein sequence MKSRNWTQEQLASAGGVKQATISRYLSRGVTPSFQFIFNLYKNEKVDPLVFFRDFNDSELTLENLESQNEKQRLTENITEFLRKLRRRPKVFDLTNELFELGENDLTVIEVMVKRLKDKK encoded by the coding sequence ATGAAGAGTCGAAACTGGACTCAGGAACAACTTGCATCGGCCGGTGGTGTCAAGCAGGCTACGATCAGTCGCTATTTAAGCCGTGGAGTTACGCCTTCTTTTCAATTTATCTTTAATCTATATAAAAATGAAAAAGTAGATCCTTTGGTATTTTTCAGAGATTTCAATGATAGCGAACTCACGTTAGAGAATTTAGAATCGCAAAATGAAAAACAAAGACTAACGGAAAATATCACTGAATTTCTTAGAAAGCTAAGAAGAAGGCCGAAGGTTTTCGACCTCACGAATGAGTTATTCGAATTAGGGGAGAACGATCTTACTGTAATTGAAGTTATGGTAAAGAGGTTGAAGGATAAGAAGTAG